From a region of the Catalinimonas alkaloidigena genome:
- a CDS encoding WD40 repeat domain-containing protein, which produces MKIQVTRQATFTGHRDCVYTVAPGPTPTSFFSAGGDGLVVLWDLEKPDQGQLIAQLPTSVYALHYRPDLDLLLIGQNFEGIHAIRVKERQEVKSVKITGAALFDLQTAGDAVFAATGDGYLLRLDLRTLTVKKALQVNEKSARAIALHPTRSELAVGYSDHTIRILAPDSLEVLHTLDAHQNSVFTVQYTPDGRSLLSGSRDAHLKRWRVDRQYAFDQQVVAHMYAINHLTFSADGRYFASASMDKSIKVWDAETLRLLKVIDRARHAGHGTSVNKLLWLPGDLPLVSASDDRTLSVWQLDFFN; this is translated from the coding sequence ATGAAAATTCAGGTTACCCGACAGGCTACGTTCACCGGCCACCGCGACTGCGTCTACACCGTGGCGCCCGGTCCTACTCCTACTTCGTTCTTCTCTGCCGGCGGCGACGGCCTCGTCGTCTTGTGGGATCTGGAAAAACCGGACCAGGGTCAGTTGATCGCCCAGTTGCCTACGTCCGTTTATGCCCTTCACTACCGCCCGGACCTTGACCTGTTGCTGATCGGGCAAAATTTTGAGGGCATTCACGCCATTCGTGTGAAAGAGCGGCAGGAAGTAAAGTCGGTAAAAATCACCGGCGCCGCCCTGTTCGACCTCCAGACGGCCGGCGATGCCGTATTTGCCGCCACCGGCGACGGTTACCTGCTGCGCCTCGACCTGCGCACCCTGACCGTGAAAAAAGCCCTGCAAGTCAACGAAAAAAGCGCCCGCGCCATTGCCCTGCACCCGACCCGCTCCGAACTGGCCGTGGGTTATAGCGACCATACCATTCGCATTCTAGCGCCCGACTCACTGGAGGTGCTGCATACGCTGGACGCGCATCAGAATTCCGTATTTACGGTGCAGTATACCCCCGACGGCCGTTCGCTGCTCTCGGGCAGCCGCGATGCACACCTCAAGCGGTGGCGTGTCGACCGGCAGTACGCCTTCGACCAGCAGGTAGTCGCGCACATGTACGCCATCAACCACCTGACGTTCAGCGCAGACGGACGCTACTTCGCGTCGGCCAGTATGGACAAGTCCATCAAGGTGTGGGATGCGGAAACGCTCCGGCTGCTGAAAGTCATCGACCGGGCACGACACGCGGGCCACGGCACCTCCGTCAACAAGTTGTTGTGGCTCCCGGGAGACCTGCCGCTGGTTTCGGCCAGCGACGATCGGACCCTGTCGGTCTGGCAACTCGATTTTTTCAATTAA
- the folB gene encoding dihydroneopterin aldolase, producing MDQSPAPTYHAITLEGMEFYAHHGFYEAEQQLGNRYTVDVTLVTDFTAAADEDDLTGTLNYETVYRIVAEAMEQPSRLLEHVARRILNRLQQTFPTAQHGEVRIAKHNPPLGGLCQLARITLRQSFLSQ from the coding sequence ATGGATCAGTCGCCTGCCCCCACCTACCATGCCATTACGCTGGAAGGCATGGAGTTTTATGCGCATCACGGATTCTACGAAGCGGAACAGCAGCTGGGCAACCGGTATACGGTCGACGTTACACTGGTGACTGACTTCACCGCAGCCGCCGACGAGGACGATCTTACGGGTACGCTCAACTACGAAACGGTCTACCGCATCGTGGCTGAAGCCATGGAACAACCCTCGCGCCTGCTGGAGCACGTGGCCCGGCGGATTCTGAACCGCCTGCAACAAACGTTTCCCACCGCACAGCACGGTGAAGTGCGTATTGCCAAACACAATCCTCCCCTCGGCGGGCTCTGCCAGTTGGCACGCATCACGCTCCGGCAGTCGTTTCTCTCGCAGTAA
- a CDS encoding oxidoreductase, producing the protein MEKKKALIVGASGLVGGHCLQALLASSLYESVVSLGRRRLPLDHPKLTQHLIDFDRAAQTPEFFACDDAFCCLGTTIKQAGSQENFRKVDHGYVTITAQLAQQQGATRFFVVSALGADATSLIPYTRVKGNMEAQLQQFGFEELYIFRPSLLVGDRQEERKAEKTSERVLNVLEPLMTGSLRKYQAIRAHTVGEAMVRAAAGTRPGVHIFFTDQIKDLVNATPAT; encoded by the coding sequence ATGGAAAAGAAAAAAGCGTTGATCGTAGGCGCCTCCGGTCTGGTGGGAGGCCACTGTCTGCAAGCTCTGTTGGCCTCTAGTCTTTACGAGTCGGTCGTCAGCCTCGGACGCCGTCGCCTGCCGCTCGACCATCCCAAACTAACGCAGCACCTTATTGATTTCGACCGCGCCGCCCAAACCCCCGAGTTCTTCGCCTGTGACGATGCTTTTTGTTGCTTAGGCACCACCATCAAACAGGCCGGTTCTCAGGAAAACTTCCGGAAAGTAGACCACGGATACGTAACCATTACGGCGCAGTTGGCTCAGCAACAGGGCGCTACCCGATTCTTTGTGGTCAGCGCATTAGGGGCCGACGCCACCTCGCTCATTCCCTATACACGCGTTAAAGGTAACATGGAAGCGCAGCTCCAGCAATTCGGTTTCGAGGAGTTGTACATCTTCCGCCCTTCGTTGCTGGTTGGCGACCGTCAGGAAGAGCGAAAAGCCGAGAAAACGTCAGAGCGTGTGTTGAACGTGCTGGAACCGTTGATGACGGGTTCCCTGCGTAAATACCAGGCGATCCGGGCCCACACCGTAGGGGAAGCGATGGTCCGCGCCGCGGCAGGGACGCGGCCGGGCGTGCATATTTTCTTTACCGATCAGATCAAAGACTTGGTGAACGCTACGCCCGCGACCTAA
- a CDS encoding HesB/IscA family protein, whose amino-acid sequence MHDTLVPVTITPVALEEIRKIITFKNIPSDYALRVGVRGGGCGGLSYVLGFDTPKASDKCYVQDDLQIVVEKRHVMYLLGTEIDFEDGSNARGFTFQRPGSEVEPTE is encoded by the coding sequence ATGCACGATACGCTCGTTCCGGTGACCATTACGCCGGTGGCTCTGGAGGAAATTCGTAAGATCATTACCTTCAAGAACATCCCTTCCGACTACGCCTTGCGGGTGGGGGTGCGGGGTGGTGGGTGCGGAGGACTTTCGTACGTATTGGGCTTCGATACACCTAAGGCAAGCGACAAGTGTTACGTGCAGGACGATCTACAGATTGTGGTAGAGAAACGCCACGTGATGTATCTGTTAGGGACAGAAATTGACTTTGAGGACGGCAGCAACGCGCGGGGATTTACGTTCCAACGCCCTGGCTCAGAGGTCGAACCAACTGAGTGA
- a CDS encoding ChaN family lipoprotein yields the protein MKTLFRLVCLSLLLVSTASTPPMAYRWFNAQGEPAAWETLVSQAAAADVVLFGELHNNAIAHWFQVRLLQELHAQHGNQLVLGAEMFEADDQVVLDEYLAGWITDQHLATEAKLWKNYATDYRPLVDYAKEHTLPFVATNIPRRYASLVARQGLPVLDSLSAEARRWIAPLPLTIDPELPGYRQMREMMGGAHGSNADQMVAAQAIKDATMAHFIAQHRHAGQTFLHFNGAYHSDRHEGIGWYLRQTAPTLKILTISTVEQSQLDSLAQANQQVADFVLVVPDDMTKTH from the coding sequence ATGAAAACGCTTTTCCGACTCGTCTGTCTTTCCCTCCTGCTGGTCAGCACCGCTTCCACGCCCCCAATGGCCTATCGCTGGTTCAACGCACAGGGAGAACCCGCCGCCTGGGAAACGCTTGTGTCGCAAGCCGCCGCAGCCGACGTCGTCCTGTTCGGAGAATTGCACAACAACGCCATCGCGCACTGGTTTCAGGTGCGCCTCCTGCAAGAACTTCACGCCCAGCACGGGAACCAGCTGGTGCTGGGGGCCGAAATGTTCGAAGCTGACGATCAGGTTGTGCTGGACGAGTACCTGGCAGGATGGATTACCGACCAGCACCTCGCTACCGAAGCTAAACTCTGGAAGAATTACGCAACCGACTACCGGCCTCTGGTCGACTACGCGAAAGAACATACGCTACCATTCGTCGCCACGAACATTCCCCGGCGGTACGCGTCGCTGGTGGCGCGCCAGGGGCTTCCGGTGCTGGATAGCCTTTCTGCCGAAGCACGCCGGTGGATTGCCCCCTTGCCGTTGACGATCGATCCGGAGTTGCCCGGCTATCGCCAGATGCGGGAGATGATGGGCGGCGCGCACGGCAGCAATGCCGACCAGATGGTGGCGGCCCAGGCCATCAAAGACGCAACCATGGCGCATTTCATCGCGCAACACCGGCACGCAGGGCAAACGTTTCTGCATTTCAATGGTGCTTACCATTCGGATCGCCACGAGGGCATCGGGTGGTACCTACGTCAAACAGCTCCTACGCTGAAGATCCTCACCATCAGTACGGTAGAGCAATCGCAACTCGATTCGTTGGCACAGGCAAACCAACAGGTTGCCGACTTCGTGCTGGTCGTGCCGGACGATATGACCAAGACCCACTAG
- a CDS encoding SpoIIE family protein phosphatase, which yields MALVSLDGQIQFVNHAFGEAFAMQVATLNAQGGMEVLCDAALFDRVCTELQRGAPSLTLPMWQGTPPQEYQVEWSALYTPTGQLQHIQVTWKRQEQATTITLSREHLLKLDHIRTLILSSDNLICELTADGAYSYVSDSVTTLLGYQPKELLGKTVYDFMHPEDLIRVQETAAKSLAAQEPMYREVYRLLHQSGEYVWVETSTRLRFYKGTVTSMVSSMRSVDQQKKLERRLRESEQLYRTVARHYPNGSISLIEPDYRVTFIDGQELSQGGLKQHAFLNHTVFDLFNEGHDTLREQLARAFAGEAVSFDLKQQDQHFTHHLVPVFDEHEEVAYLLDVAHNITDRVKVSEAVETQRQYLRQIIDAVPSPIFVRSTEGVLLLANQAVADRLGRSIHELENNTDWLAEYDPNQITLYLEFDQQALQQQRTVSREETVTDAHGEIRHYLTIKKALHLPSGEQQILSVATDITALKQSENELRDKNEVLNIALAHIEKEDLRKTQQLEEARQLQRAIIPRRVPQTTHLDLVFYQQPALEVGGDYFDYAQHTDRDLTLVLGDVTGHGMRSSLLGVMVKSYFQTLASQHDTPQVMQQIHRAIRNLNLRGMYMGLQLLRITDYTLSLTTAAMPPLLWYHARTQEISTLIRPGLFLGVQDDQNFIEEQHTLESGDLLIALTDGLLERFNADGQIFGLARLKQVILTVADQTPEAIKEHLLATNESWGGNATPHDDITFLVVRMR from the coding sequence ATGGCCCTCGTCTCACTAGACGGACAAATTCAGTTCGTAAACCACGCGTTTGGAGAGGCGTTTGCCATGCAGGTTGCCACGCTAAATGCCCAGGGGGGCATGGAGGTGCTGTGCGACGCGGCCCTGTTTGACCGGGTGTGCACGGAGTTGCAAAGGGGTGCACCGTCTCTGACGCTGCCCATGTGGCAAGGGACGCCGCCGCAGGAATACCAGGTAGAGTGGAGTGCGTTGTATACGCCCACGGGGCAGTTGCAACACATTCAGGTGACCTGGAAAAGGCAGGAACAGGCCACAACCATTACGCTTAGCCGGGAGCACTTGCTCAAGCTGGATCACATTCGCACGCTGATCCTGAGCTCGGATAACCTGATTTGTGAATTGACTGCCGACGGAGCTTACTCGTACGTGTCCGACTCGGTGACTACTCTGTTGGGCTATCAACCCAAAGAACTGCTCGGCAAAACGGTGTACGATTTTATGCACCCCGAAGACCTGATTCGCGTGCAGGAAACTGCCGCCAAGAGTCTGGCCGCGCAGGAACCCATGTACCGGGAAGTCTACCGGCTCTTGCACCAATCGGGCGAATACGTCTGGGTAGAAACCAGCACGCGGTTGCGGTTTTACAAGGGCACCGTGACGAGCATGGTGTCCAGCATGCGCAGTGTCGACCAGCAAAAGAAACTGGAGCGGCGGCTGCGCGAGAGCGAGCAACTGTACCGGACGGTGGCGCGGCACTACCCCAATGGGTCCATCAGCCTGATCGAGCCCGACTACCGCGTTACCTTCATCGACGGACAGGAATTGAGCCAGGGCGGCTTGAAACAACACGCGTTTCTGAACCATACGGTTTTCGACCTCTTCAACGAGGGACACGATACCCTGCGCGAACAATTGGCGCGCGCGTTTGCCGGAGAAGCCGTTTCTTTTGACCTCAAGCAGCAGGACCAACACTTCACCCACCACCTGGTGCCGGTGTTCGACGAACACGAGGAGGTGGCTTATCTGCTGGACGTCGCGCACAACATCACCGACCGCGTCAAGGTGAGCGAGGCAGTGGAGACGCAACGACAGTACCTGCGGCAAATCATCGACGCGGTGCCGAGTCCCATCTTTGTGCGTTCGACCGAAGGCGTGCTGCTGCTGGCCAACCAGGCCGTAGCCGACCGGTTGGGCCGCAGCATCCATGAGCTGGAAAACAACACGGACTGGCTGGCTGAATACGATCCCAATCAGATCACCTTGTACTTGGAGTTCGACCAGCAGGCGCTCCAACAACAGCGGACCGTATCGCGCGAAGAGACCGTTACCGACGCACATGGCGAAATACGTCATTACCTCACGATCAAAAAGGCACTGCACCTTCCTTCCGGTGAACAGCAGATCCTGAGTGTGGCGACCGACATCACGGCGCTGAAACAGTCGGAAAACGAGCTTCGTGACAAAAACGAGGTGCTTAACATCGCCTTAGCGCACATCGAGAAGGAAGACCTGCGCAAAACCCAGCAGCTGGAAGAAGCGCGCCAACTGCAACGGGCCATCATTCCACGGCGGGTACCGCAAACGACCCACCTGGATCTGGTTTTTTATCAGCAACCCGCACTGGAAGTAGGAGGCGATTATTTTGATTATGCGCAACACACCGACCGCGATCTGACTTTGGTACTGGGAGACGTGACGGGACACGGCATGCGTTCCAGCCTGTTGGGCGTAATGGTCAAGAGTTACTTCCAAACCCTGGCCTCGCAGCACGACACCCCTCAGGTGATGCAGCAGATCCACCGGGCCATTCGTAACCTGAACCTGCGCGGGATGTACATGGGGCTGCAACTGTTGCGCATCACAGATTATACGCTTTCCCTGACCACCGCCGCCATGCCGCCCCTCCTCTGGTACCATGCCCGGACGCAGGAGATTTCGACGCTGATTCGTCCCGGGTTATTTTTGGGCGTACAGGACGACCAGAACTTCATCGAAGAGCAGCACACGCTCGAAAGTGGCGATTTGCTGATTGCGTTGACGGACGGACTCCTGGAGCGCTTCAATGCAGATGGCCAGATTTTTGGGTTGGCGCGACTGAAACAGGTCATCCTGACGGTAGCCGATCAAACTCCGGAGGCCATCAAAGAGCACCTGCTGGCTACCAACGAAAGCTGGGGCGGCAATGCCACGCCGCACGACGACATCACCTTCCTGGTGGTCCGGATGCGGTGA
- a CDS encoding TlpA family protein disulfide reductase has protein sequence MHTRRLALLLSLVACLTTAFVLRQRYRLYKAPTTLALSVPAPLSARPVTLAPFIEQRHHRPVFVQFFDPDCQYARFTMKEMGTLVEKYGDEVDFYVVLVSEPDKAAQAEEYFLRRYDLNVRLVNDPTNALAAQCGVRASPQALLLDAQGQLFYRGNFNIAPFSTDTQTAYAYQALVALLNQRPLEVPQEAWTEPTGCRLPLERQQLDRSLSWFDL, from the coding sequence ATGCATACTCGTCGATTAGCACTTTTGCTATCGCTCGTTGCCTGCCTAACCACTGCGTTTGTGCTGCGCCAACGGTATCGCCTCTACAAAGCTCCTACTACGCTGGCGCTTTCTGTACCCGCTCCCCTTTCAGCGCGGCCCGTCACCCTGGCACCCTTCATTGAACAACGTCATCATCGGCCCGTATTCGTTCAGTTCTTCGATCCGGACTGTCAGTACGCGCGATTCACGATGAAAGAAATGGGAACCCTCGTCGAAAAGTATGGTGACGAAGTAGATTTTTATGTAGTGCTGGTCAGCGAGCCCGATAAGGCTGCGCAAGCGGAGGAATATTTCTTGCGACGCTACGACCTGAATGTACGTTTGGTGAACGATCCGACCAACGCGTTGGCGGCCCAGTGTGGCGTCCGAGCGTCGCCCCAGGCCCTTTTGCTGGATGCGCAAGGGCAGCTGTTTTACCGGGGAAATTTCAACATAGCGCCGTTCAGCACCGATACGCAGACCGCTTATGCCTATCAGGCCCTAGTAGCGCTGCTGAACCAGCGCCCGCTGGAAGTCCCGCAAGAAGCATGGACCGAACCGACCGGCTGCCGGCTGCCGCTGGAACGACAGCAACTCGATCGGTCACTCAGTTGGTTCGACCTCTGA
- a CDS encoding PAS domain-containing sensor histidine kinase, whose product MKKNLPLASEGTGLCESTTMISGWSHKSFTFETPVMTGKWEYALANPQIALEELSKEELIAIIYQQKEQQKNVVTTPHLAEAMCRGRLDSGIFHVNQKFASLFGCQSVEEVLAWGHQTMKMHASSFRRLRRLIRQQGSLQNYEILLRRKDNSQFWCSISTAMLTDEHGCPYYEAVLHDISNYKEAARKLKENFEELKKVNGELDRFVYSASHDLRAPLVSILGLVQVARLEADEEQRQHYFSLINNSVDKLDRFCREIVYYSRNARLGIRREKVNLRRLIQEVLSEFQFTDEFGQVQVDVSVSQKSTFYTDSQRVSVILRNLISNALRYNNAHRWNSFVTIKADVQGRELHLEISDNGIGISEQHLPHIFSMFYRACERSKGSGLGLYIVKETLDKLRGTIQVDSRLGKGSTFAVCIPEASKTQKV is encoded by the coding sequence ATGAAGAAAAACTTACCCCTTGCGTCGGAAGGGACAGGTCTGTGCGAATCGACCACCATGATATCGGGTTGGTCCCACAAGTCGTTTACCTTTGAAACCCCCGTTATGACCGGAAAGTGGGAGTACGCGCTGGCAAATCCTCAGATCGCGTTAGAGGAGTTATCCAAAGAAGAATTGATCGCCATCATTTATCAGCAGAAAGAGCAGCAGAAAAATGTAGTCACTACGCCTCACCTGGCCGAAGCGATGTGTCGAGGTCGGCTCGACTCCGGAATCTTCCACGTCAATCAGAAATTCGCGTCTCTTTTCGGTTGCCAGTCGGTCGAAGAGGTTTTGGCCTGGGGGCACCAGACCATGAAAATGCACGCTTCTTCGTTTCGCCGGTTGCGCCGCCTGATCCGGCAGCAGGGAAGTTTGCAGAACTACGAAATCCTGTTGCGGCGGAAAGATAATTCGCAATTCTGGTGTAGCATCAGCACCGCTATGTTGACCGACGAGCACGGCTGTCCCTACTATGAAGCGGTGTTGCACGACATCTCTAACTACAAAGAGGCCGCGCGGAAACTCAAAGAAAATTTTGAGGAGCTGAAAAAAGTGAACGGCGAACTGGACCGGTTTGTCTACAGTGCCTCTCACGATTTGCGGGCGCCTCTGGTTTCGATTTTGGGATTGGTACAGGTCGCCCGCCTGGAAGCCGACGAAGAGCAGCGTCAACACTATTTTAGCCTCATCAACAACAGCGTCGACAAGCTCGATCGTTTCTGCAGAGAGATTGTCTACTACTCGCGTAACGCCCGGTTGGGCATCCGCCGCGAAAAGGTAAACCTGCGTCGTTTGATTCAGGAAGTACTGAGCGAATTCCAATTTACAGACGAATTCGGGCAGGTGCAGGTAGACGTAAGCGTGAGCCAGAAGTCGACTTTCTATACCGATTCGCAGCGGGTGTCTGTCATCCTGCGCAACCTGATCTCCAACGCGCTTCGCTACAACAACGCACACCGATGGAACTCGTTCGTTACCATCAAAGCGGACGTGCAGGGGCGTGAGTTGCATCTGGAAATAAGCGATAACGGCATCGGCATCAGCGAGCAGCATCTGCCGCACATCTTTTCCATGTTTTACCGGGCATGCGAACGGAGCAAAGGCTCGGGCCTGGGGTTGTACATCGTCAAAGAAACTCTCGATAAACTCCGGGGAACCATCCAGGTCGATTCTCGGCTCGGCAAGGGTAGCACGTTTGCCGTATGCATTCCCGAAGCCTCTAAAACTCAGAAAGTATAG
- a CDS encoding histidine kinase: protein MSKSPFNILYVDDERHNLFSFHATFRKEYQVFTAQTGQEALELMEQEPIALVITDQRMPGMTGVQLLEKVLEKHPDTVRMVLTGYSDVDSIIAAINKGKVHSYITKPWKLNELEVTIRNALRAYQLEHENRALIKERNRLLVQAERQQKENLLSQFESLKNQINPHFLFNCLNALSLLVLKDPPTAEKFIYKLTDVYRYVLQQKGQTAVPLRQELQFMESYLFLQRIRFGNNLQLEMHVPAEAYACYLPPLALQLLVENAIKHNVVSGEHPLRVTMQVEGNELVIANNLQPREPEGESTGIGLSNLRARYEFITPRLPHFGPEHERFVARLPLLPREDLGT, encoded by the coding sequence ATGAGCAAGTCTCCGTTTAACATTCTTTACGTCGACGACGAGCGGCACAATCTCTTCTCGTTCCACGCAACGTTTCGAAAAGAGTATCAGGTCTTTACGGCGCAAACGGGGCAAGAGGCGCTGGAGTTGATGGAGCAAGAGCCGATTGCGTTGGTCATCACCGACCAGCGGATGCCCGGGATGACCGGTGTTCAGTTGTTGGAGAAAGTGCTAGAGAAACACCCCGATACCGTACGGATGGTGCTGACGGGCTACAGCGACGTGGATTCGATCATCGCGGCCATTAACAAGGGGAAGGTCCACAGCTACATCACCAAGCCCTGGAAACTGAACGAATTGGAGGTCACCATTCGTAATGCCCTGCGTGCCTACCAGCTCGAACACGAGAACCGAGCGTTGATCAAAGAGCGAAATCGCCTGTTGGTGCAGGCAGAGCGCCAGCAGAAAGAAAATCTGTTGTCTCAGTTTGAGTCTCTCAAAAACCAGATCAACCCCCACTTTCTGTTCAACTGCCTCAATGCATTGTCGTTGCTGGTGTTGAAAGATCCGCCCACGGCCGAAAAATTTATCTACAAACTGACGGACGTGTACCGTTACGTACTGCAACAGAAGGGACAAACGGCTGTGCCATTGCGGCAGGAGCTGCAGTTTATGGAGTCGTATCTGTTCCTGCAACGCATTCGGTTTGGCAATAACCTACAGTTGGAAATGCACGTTCCGGCCGAAGCGTATGCGTGTTATCTGCCTCCGTTGGCCTTACAGCTGTTGGTCGAAAACGCCATCAAACACAATGTGGTGTCGGGTGAACATCCGCTGCGTGTTACCATGCAGGTAGAAGGGAACGAGTTGGTGATCGCGAATAACCTTCAACCACGAGAACCCGAGGGAGAGTCGACGGGCATCGGATTGAGCAACCTGCGTGCGCGCTATGAGTTTATCACCCCACGTTTGCCACACTTTGGCCCGGAGCACGAGCGCTTTGTTGCGCGGTTGCCCTTGCTGCCGCGCGAAGACCTTGGAACTTAG
- a CDS encoding DivIVA domain-containing protein, which yields MNITPLEIRQKQFERVFRGYSKEEVDAYLASLSQAWEKMLDEQRELRLKTETLQQEVHKLREIENSLFKTLKTAEDTSHNIIDQAQKKSDLQLREAQLKVDALLKDARWKAKTIVEDAEDEAKQTYTRLQREVQALEREYNTLESYRDNLLNEFKNLAKDAISRVERAEMKSAKASLEFARTAALSLSSHDDVEESREEPKPSRRLPEVPEVTAQETPEPERPTPDAQVEEELPEAETEEDHDTPEPATPEPDATQPQPPHRSKSGGSFFDQLG from the coding sequence ATGAACATCACTCCCTTAGAGATACGTCAAAAGCAATTTGAGCGGGTTTTTCGTGGGTATAGCAAGGAAGAGGTAGATGCGTATTTGGCGTCGCTTTCACAAGCTTGGGAAAAGATGCTCGACGAACAACGGGAGCTCCGGCTGAAAACGGAAACGCTACAACAAGAGGTACACAAGTTACGCGAGATTGAAAACTCGCTGTTTAAGACCTTGAAAACGGCTGAGGATACCAGTCATAACATCATCGACCAGGCGCAGAAAAAGTCGGATCTGCAACTGCGCGAAGCCCAGCTCAAGGTCGATGCGCTGTTGAAAGACGCTCGCTGGAAAGCCAAAACCATTGTGGAAGATGCTGAGGACGAGGCCAAACAAACCTACACCCGCTTGCAACGGGAGGTGCAGGCGCTCGAGCGGGAGTATAACACGTTGGAATCGTATCGCGATAATTTGCTGAACGAGTTCAAGAATCTGGCGAAAGATGCCATTAGCCGCGTAGAGCGGGCGGAGATGAAAAGCGCCAAAGCTTCACTGGAATTTGCGCGGACCGCGGCACTCTCGCTTTCGTCTCACGACGATGTGGAGGAATCCCGGGAAGAACCTAAACCTAGCCGCAGGCTGCCCGAGGTGCCGGAAGTAACCGCCCAGGAAACGCCGGAACCCGAACGCCCCACCCCCGATGCACAGGTGGAAGAAGAACTGCCGGAAGCGGAGACGGAAGAAGATCATGACACGCCGGAACCTGCAACGCCGGAACCCGACGCAACACAGCCCCAGCCCCCCCACCGCTCCAAATCAGGCGGTTCGTTTTTCGATCAGCTGGGGTAA
- a CDS encoding DUF3078 domain-containing protein: MKKLFVLSLFFLVCAVQAQDTDTTYWKRSLKIGLNFNQAAFSSNWKAGGVNSIALGSLFQTTANYEKDKVSWNNIVDLQFGVVRNQGQGVRKTADLLFLDTKVGRNLSEKWDLFAAVNFISQFAAGYKYPANEPRQKISDFLAPAFLTAAWGFDYKPVDYFHIRFSPFAPRLTIVNDTSLYRNVPQNYGVEVGEKTRMEWLATQILAELDKNLADNLNLKARYLLFANLETFGFKTIDHRLDVALSAKITKYIDVSLTGIILYDSDQDANIQASQTLALGLLYAIPAKK, encoded by the coding sequence ATGAAAAAACTGTTCGTTCTTTCGCTGTTTTTCCTGGTATGTGCAGTGCAGGCACAAGATACCGACACTACGTATTGGAAACGATCCCTCAAGATCGGACTCAATTTCAACCAAGCCGCCTTCAGCAGCAACTGGAAAGCCGGGGGCGTGAATTCAATTGCCCTGGGCTCGCTGTTCCAGACCACCGCCAATTACGAAAAAGACAAAGTATCGTGGAACAACATTGTTGATCTGCAATTCGGTGTGGTACGCAACCAGGGCCAAGGCGTCCGGAAAACCGCCGACCTACTGTTCCTCGACACCAAAGTGGGGCGCAATCTGTCAGAAAAATGGGACTTGTTCGCGGCTGTGAACTTCATCTCCCAGTTTGCGGCGGGGTATAAATATCCGGCCAACGAGCCCCGACAAAAGATATCGGATTTTCTGGCCCCGGCCTTTCTTACGGCCGCTTGGGGATTTGACTACAAACCGGTAGACTACTTTCACATCCGGTTTAGCCCCTTCGCGCCCCGCCTGACGATTGTCAACGACACGTCACTGTACCGGAATGTACCTCAGAACTACGGCGTGGAAGTTGGGGAAAAGACGCGTATGGAGTGGCTCGCCACACAAATTCTGGCTGAACTTGATAAAAATCTGGCGGATAATCTCAACCTGAAAGCACGCTACCTCCTCTTTGCCAACCTGGAAACGTTTGGCTTCAAAACCATTGACCACAGGCTTGACGTCGCGTTATCGGCCAAAATTACCAAGTACATCGACGTAAGCCTGACGGGGATTATACTCTATGATTCCGACCAGGACGCGAACATACAGGCAAGCCAGACGCTAGCGTTGGGTCTGTTGTACGCAATTCCAGCCAAGAAGTAA